From one Salinibacterium hongtaonis genomic stretch:
- a CDS encoding protein NO VEIN domain-containing protein, producing the protein MGAEEILELGKPYDLLVRLNGTELHIEVKGSTRVLNSVILTRNEVSHAHQHPHTELYVVDQIHLETDNAGKVSTSGGRTRVWAPWAPSDDTLTPTVFLHRLQ; encoded by the coding sequence ATGGGCGCTGAGGAAATACTCGAGCTAGGCAAGCCGTATGATCTCCTAGTCAGGCTGAATGGCACAGAGCTCCACATCGAGGTCAAGGGTTCGACGCGTGTTCTCAACTCCGTAATCCTGACGCGGAACGAAGTCTCGCATGCCCATCAGCATCCACATACGGAGCTTTACGTCGTGGATCAGATCCATCTAGAGACGGACAACGCAGGGAAAGTGAGCACATCGGGAGGACGCACGCGCGTCTGGGCCCCATGGGCGCCGAGCGACGACACCTTGACGCCGACGGTTTTCTTGCATCGCCTCCAATGA
- a CDS encoding DUF4145 domain-containing protein, with protein MGAERRHLDADGFLASPPMRGTVPYTADMSSVVAVWGDDDRFACPYDACRAFSYHIRQDLKITAQVARMQTTVELRDESHIFSVSGTNIVAASSGVSGPKWTATLCPSCERMAVWRDSELIFPRTTVGVPAPHPDMPDAARQLYREAAAVLAGSRRAAAALARAALESLLKEVDLEPSQRRDLNTRVGELRGRINDGLWKVLTALRVVGNDALHSDDDDLITVYLSDEDGELAETFFGAINELVEELITRPKRSDELYALIPETKREAAERAGKKRD; from the coding sequence ATGGGCGCCGAGCGACGACACCTTGACGCCGACGGTTTTCTTGCATCGCCTCCAATGAGGGGGACCGTCCCCTACACTGCGGACATGAGTTCAGTAGTTGCGGTCTGGGGCGATGACGACCGGTTCGCCTGTCCTTATGACGCCTGCCGGGCGTTTAGCTACCACATCCGGCAAGATCTGAAGATCACGGCGCAGGTGGCGCGTATGCAGACAACAGTGGAGCTCAGGGATGAAAGCCACATCTTCAGTGTGTCCGGAACGAACATTGTCGCTGCTTCGTCCGGCGTCAGCGGGCCGAAATGGACAGCGACCTTGTGCCCTTCGTGCGAGCGAATGGCCGTGTGGCGTGACTCGGAGTTGATCTTCCCGCGAACGACGGTAGGCGTTCCAGCGCCTCATCCGGATATGCCCGATGCAGCGCGGCAACTTTATCGTGAGGCCGCCGCCGTCCTAGCGGGATCGCGCAGGGCGGCTGCGGCCTTGGCGCGGGCCGCGCTTGAGTCGCTGCTCAAGGAAGTCGACCTTGAGCCAAGTCAACGCCGAGACCTGAACACCCGCGTGGGCGAGCTCCGGGGCCGCATCAACGATGGCCTCTGGAAGGTACTGACGGCCCTCCGCGTCGTGGGCAACGATGCGCTCCATAGCGACGACGATGACCTAATCACTGTGTATCTCAGCGATGAGGACGGTGAGCTCGCGGAGACTTTTTTCGGGGCGATCAATGAGCTCGTCGAGGAGCTCATAACGCGTCCGAAGCGTTCAGATGAGCTCTACGCCTTGATACCGGAGACCAAGCGCGAGGCTGCCGAAAGAGCGGGTAAGAAGCGAGACTGA